The region CCCTCTCTCGCATTGGTCTCACCAAAGAGCGCGTGCTCGGGGCGCTCGGGAGTATCGGCCTCGACACGAACGACCTCGCAAAGCGCCTCCCGCGCGCGCTCGTCGACCGCCTCGCCGCCGAGATCCCCGGCGATAACGTGCGCTACGACGTCGACTACGGGAAAACGACGGCGTTCGTCCACGCACAGGGTACGCTGTACGTCAACGACACCGAGCGCTTCGAGCAGGGAATCGTCCGTCCGAACCGGGTCGCCGACCTGAAGGAAGAACTCACGCGAACGCTCACGCGGGTACGCGACCCCGACACCGGCGAGCGCGTCCTCGACGTCCACGACGGCGACGACCTCTTTCCGACCGACGACGCCTCGCCGGACCTCGTCGTCGAACCCCACGAGGGCTACTACGTCAAACCCTCGCTGTCCGAGACGGTGTTTTCGGACCCCGGTGCGCACGCCGCCGACCACCGACCGGAGGGGATCTTTCTCGCCGAGGGACCGGACATCGAGACGGGCGCGACGCCGACCGACGCGAGCGTGTTCGACGTCGCGCCGACGGTGCTCCATAGCATGGGTGAGCCGGTTCCCGCGACCGCCGACGGGCGCGTGCTCGACGAACTGTTCGCGCCCGACTCGCCGCCCACCGAGCGAGCGGTCGACACCGCCGACGTCGCCCGTTCGGGCGAAGCGGCGAGTACCGCCGGCGAGGGGGACTTCGGCGACGTCGAGGAACGACTCCGCGGGCTGGGGTACGTCGAGTGATGCGCGACACCGAACTCCTCATCGTCGGCCGGCAGGGACCGGGCGGCATCGGCCAGTACATCAGCGAACAGCGCCGCCACCTCGACGACCGGCTCCACGTCACGGCCCACCGGAGCGGCGCGTTCGATACCGACGGCGTCCTCGCGTTCGTTCGCTCGCTGCTTGTCATCCTCCGGAACATGCTCACGTACACGATGCGCTCGCCGCCGGACATCGTCCACGTCCACTCTTCACACCGGTTTTCCTTCTATCGGGCGGGCTACTACGTGCTCTTCAGCAAGTACGTCTGGCGACGGCCCGTGATATTCCACGTGCACGGCTCCTCGTTCGACGTGTTCGTCTCGACCGAATCGCGACTCGTCAGGTGGTATCAGTCGCTCGTCTTCGACGCCGTCGACGAGATCGTCGTTCTCTCTAAGTACTGGAAGGACACGCTCTCGAAACACACCGGCGAGACGCGACTGACCGTGATCCCGAACGCGGTCGACGCCGCCGACTACACGCCGGACTTCGACGGCGGCGTTCCGCACGTGGTGGCGGTTTCGAACCAACTCCCGCGCAAGGGCGTCGTCGAGTTCGCCGCGGCCGTCGAGACCCTCGTCGAGCGCGACCTCGACTTTCGGGTGACGATCGCGGGCAAGGGACCGCTCTCGAAACACTCCGAACGGCTGGCCGCGACCTACGACGACGTGGAGTATCTCGGCTACGTCTCGGAGGGGAAAAAGCACGAACTGCTCGGCGCGGGATCGATCTTCGTCCTCCCCTCCCACGCCGAGGGGCTGCCGATAGCGATGCTCGAGGCGATGGCCGCGGGCAACGCCATCGTCTCGACGACCGTGGGCGCGATCCCGGAGGTCATCGACGACGAGCGCGGACTGCTCGTCGCGCCCCGGGACGCCGACGCGCTCACCGACGCGCTCGCCGAACTCATCGCCGACCCCGAGCGCGTGGCCGCGATGGGCGCGGCCAATCGACAGGCAGCGACCGACGAATACGCCTGGGAGACCGTCGCCGAGGAACTACTCGCGACCTACGACCGTAATCTCGCCGCCGAGGCGCTCCGGTAGCGCCGAAGCGCCGACACGATTCGACCCCGACGACCACAAGAGCGAAACCCGACCGGCGAGAGTGATGAGCTATGACCGACACTCGACGGTGTGGGGGCGCTCGATAATGCACGTCTGTATGCTCACTGCGGGCGTGTTCCCGCCGGACGAGCGCATCGAGCAGGCCGGAGCGGCGCTGCGAGCCGACGGCCACGCGGTGACGGTGTGTGCGCGCGGCACGGGCAGTCCCGACCACGACATCGCCGATGGGGTCGACGTCCGCCGACTGCCCGACGACGAACTGTATTCGGGTCTCAAGGGCGTCCTCGACGGCGCGCGCTACGCGCTAGGGTTCACCCAGCCCGCGTGGCTGCGCGCCGCGAGCGACGTCGACGACGAACTGGCGATCGATGTCTGCTGTGTGACCGACCTTACCCTATTGAAGACGGGGCTAAAAATCGGCACCGACCTCGACGTTCCGGTCGTCTGTGACTTCCCGAGCGCGGCGGCTGCCGTGGCGTCCGACGAGAGCGCACGCGGCGGCCGCGTGCGGCAATACGCCCGCCGCGTGTTCCACTCGTCGTGGCGACGCAACCGCCTGCTCGAAACCCATCTCCCCGACGCGGACCGACTGGTGACGACCTGCGAGGAAGCGCGTGCGGCGTACGTCCGCGAGCGAGATATCGACCCCGAGCGCGTCGCGGTCGTCCGCGAGACCGCCAACGCCGACCTCGCCGCGACGACCGAACCGATCCGTGGGCTCGGCTTCGATGCCGAGAGGGCGTTCGTCGTCACCGTTCTCGCCGAGGAGGTTTCCCAAGAATCGCTCGAAACGCTCGTCGCGGCCGCGGCGCGGGCGGCCGACGCCGCCGCCGACCTTCGACTGATGCTCGTCGGCGACATCGACGAGGCGGCGCTCGACGACCTCGAACGATCGGCTCGGCGACGGCTGGCCGGCGGGCGAGTCACGTTCCGCACCGAAGTCGAGAACCCGGCCAGCTACCTCGCCGCGAGCGACGTCTGCGTGCTGCCTGGGCGCTCGCGCGCCCCCGAAACGACCGTCCCGAGGGAGTTATTCACCGCGCTGGCACTCGGCGTTCCGGTGCTCGCGGGCGAGACGCCGCCGCTGAAGCGGCTGCTCGGACTGACCGGGGCGGGGCTGTGCGTGCGGTGCGACGAACACGCGCTCACCGAAGCGCTGGTGGACCTCTCGGACGCCGAGCGCAGGGCGGAACTGGGAGCGAACGGCCGGGCGGCGGTCGACGGCGCGCTCAACCGCGCACACGACGCCGAGCGGTTGCGCGAACTGTTCGAGTCGCTGCTCTCGACGCCGGACCCCGACGTCACGATTCCGCGAGCAGGTTCGTGAGCGCCATCAGGTACGACCCGATCTCGTAGGACCCCTTGTACATCTGATCGGCAACGTCGAGGCGGTCGTCGATGGTGAGAAAGCGCATCGGGACGCCGAGCCCGCTCAGCTCGACGAGGTTTCCACGACTGCTATCGCCGTAGATCCAGGCCATCGCACGGCTCACCTCGGGACCGAAGTCGCGCTCGCCGCCCGCCGCCCGGTAGTGGGCGACCGCGTTGACGAAGAACGTCTGATGGCACTCGTAGAGGAAATCCCAGTAGGGCGGTCGGAAGCCGAGGCGTTTCGTCGCGCCGCGTCGTGCGCGCTGGACCGATGACACCTCGTCGTCCCAGACGAACGCGCCGTCGTCGCGCATGCGCTCGTCGACGGTCCGTTCGAGCACACGCTCGACGTTTTCGAGATAGCCGGTCTGGCCCGTCACCTCGATCGCGCGGGCGAACCCCCAGCAGGCGTACATCTGATTCTGATGCCGGCGGGTGGTGTGGTTGTCGAAGACGAACAGTCCGTCCGGCGTGAGCCGATCGTTCATCAGCGCCAACGCCTCCGAGAGCGCCTCTCGCACGACCGATCCGGACTCGCGCTCGGCGAGATACGACCAGCCGTAGGCCACTAAACTGTGCTCGGCGTGGGTGAAATCGAACCGTTCGTGTGAGTGCTCGAACAGCGTCCACGCGACGCGCTCGTGGGTGGCGTCGAACACCTCGGCCGCGAGCGAGAACGCACAGACGAGGGGGCCGATGCCGTAGCTCGGCATCGCCGGGAGGGCTCCGTTCTCGATCTCTTCGGTGAAGTAATCGAGCGCGCGCAGAAGCTTGTCATCGTAGCGATCGGTGCCGAGCGCGGAGGCGCGCCACTGCAACGCGCCCATCAGCCCGAACGGCGCGTAGCGCCACAGCTCGCGGTCGTCGGGCGTCCATTCGAGTTCGAGGTTCCCACCATCGCCATCGCCGACGATCTCGTAATCGAGTGCGCGCAGGATCTTTCCGTCCTCCGTGTCCCAGAACCCGTTTTCCTCGACCGGGCGGAACAGGCAATCGAGCGCGTCGTCGAGATAGTCCTGATAGTCGAGCGGTTCGGCCGCGAGCACGAGATACGAGGCGTCGTCCCAGCGCCCGCGGGCGGTGAGTTCGTCGCTCGCGCGCTCGGCAGCGCCGACGAACGGTTTCTGGAGACTCGCCGGAAGCATGTTGAGCGCCATGTGGACGTAGTAGGGGTACTGGAAGACGAGATCGGCGTCGAGCAGCCGCCAATCGGGCGCGAGCAGCGAGAGCGCCTCGCGCGGCTCGTAGTAGTGGTTGTCGGGCCAGCCGTTCGCGGCGTAGGGCGAGCGCGGTGTCGGCACCGAGAAGACGAACTTCCCGTCGCTATCGAGCACCCTTCCCACCTCTGCGGTGAGCGATTCGACGTCGAGAAATTTCCAGTCGTAGGGACCGATCGAGACGGCGGCGTCGAACGCGTCGTCGGCGAAGGGAAGGGTTGGCTGTTCGGGATCGGTACTCCGGTACTCGTCGACGGTGTCGCCGATGGTCTCGCTCGCGTAGGTACTCACATCATCGGAAAAGTCGACGCGGGCGAGCGAGTCGGCCGCGACGCCGCGGGTGACGTTCGCTTCGGAGGCGAGATCGAGCACGCGCCCGCCGTCGAGTGTGGCGAGCGCACGCCGGCGTTCCTCGTCGCGGAGCTGCTGGATGAGCGGGGTAGTCGGGGGCTGGCGCACCCACTTCCGGAGGATCGCGTCGCGGGTCACTGTCGGCAACGCGCTCTCGGCACACATTTAGCTATTCCTTCGCTCGTCTCCATCATGGTCGATCCGCTCGTCTCGGTCGTGATCCCGACCTACTACCGCAACGATCGCCTCCGCGAGGCCATCGAGAGCGTCGTCTCACAGACGCAGCCGACGGAGCTCGTCGTTGTCGACGACTCCGGCGAAGGCCACGCCAAACCCGTCGTCGACGAGTACGATCTCACATACGTTGCGCTCAATAGTAATGTGGGGTCGAACCCCGCCCGCAGCGTTGGTGCCGAGCGCGCCTCGGGCGAATACGTCCAGTTTCTCGACGACGACGACCGACTGCTGCCAACGAAACTCGCCGACCAGGTCGCACTGCTCGAACGCACGGGTGCGAGCGTGGTCTACTGCGGGATGACCTACGAAGACGGCACGACGATCCTCCCGGATCCGGCCGCCCGAGGCGACGTGCTCGCCCGCGCGCTCGAATTCTCGCTGTCGCCGTGTGTCACCTCGACGATGCTCGTCGCGCGCGACGCGCTTTCGAGAGTCCTGCCGCTACCCGACCGCCCCGGCGGCGACGATCTCGGATTGATGATCGATCTCGCGCGTGAGCACGAGTTCGAATACGTCGACGAGGCGCTGGTCGATCGCGCCGTCATCGAGGACTCGCGCGGTAAATCGCCGGGGCTTATCCGTGGACGCAAGGAGATCATCCATGAGTACGACGATCTCTACGACGACTTTCCGCCGAGAGTGCGGGCGAACGCGCTGGCGAACACCGACAAACTGGAGGCCAGGATGGCGCTGCGCGAGCAGCGGTGGTCGCTTCGGGCCGTGCGCTCGTTCGCGCTCGCGTGCTATCACGCGCCCTCGCTCCGGACCGCGATCCCCTTGTTCGCCTCCCTGTTCGGACAGGTGGGCATGAACGCGATGCAGCGTGGCTACTCGCTGGTTCGATAGCGGCTATTCGTCGTGCGATGCCCGCCAGTTCATCGCGGCGTCGCGCGCGCGGCGAGCAGCGCCGAGTGCTCGCCGGCCGAGCACGGCGAACAGCACGATGAACGCGCTCTCGGCGGTGCGCTCGTAGCCCATCGCGCGGCGTGCGTAGGCGAACGCGCGCCGGCGCTGGCCGCGTTCGAGCGCGACCCGCGCGTGCGCTCGACACTGCTTCTCGCGGAGGCGACGCTCGATGTCGGGGTATCTCTCGATCTCTTCGCGGTACTTCTCCCAGACCATCCGATTGACCTCGACACCGTGGGTGAGCTGCTGTGAGATGTTGTTCGTGTGGAAGATGCGCTCGACGAGGCGCTCGTCGACGTACTCGAACTCGTACTCCCTAGCGAGGCGGATACAGTGGTCCCAGTCCACCCCGCGGGGAAAGTCGGGGTCGAACCCACCCAGCTCGAAACACTCGGCGCGCAGCATGTGGCTCGAATGAGGATGGAGGCCAAAGCGAGCGATGACCTCGGGGTAGATGTCGCCGCGGCGCTCGGGCCGATAGACCCGCACGACTCGCTCGCCCTGTTTGACCACTCCGCCGGTGTAGACGATCCCGACCTCGTCGTTCGCGCGCTCGAAGGCCGCGAGCTGTTTTTCAACCTTTGCCTCGTGCCAGCGATCGTCGTCGTTGAGAACACAGATAAATTCGCCGTCGGCGAGGTCCGCTGCACGATTCATGCTCGCCGAGATTCCGCGGTTTTCATCGTTGTGGCGGACGCGCACGCGGTCGTCGTCCTCGTAGGCCGCGAGTCGTTCCGTCGTGTCGTCGGTCGAGCCGTCGTCGACGACAACGACCTCGGTCTCGTCGTGGCTCTGTTCGAGTACCGTTTCGATGGCCCCGGAAACGTAGTCGGCGCGGTTGTACGTCGGCAGGATAGCGCTGACGAGAGTCATAGGCCGGGTTCGACCCATCGCGGTGAAAACCCCTCGTGTCCGTTGTGGTGGGGGTTCCCGACCGGGCCGTGCCGTGAACCCACGCTTAAGTCCCTGACCATATTCGGGGTAGGCATGCACGTCTGTATGCTCCTCCCCGAGCGCTTCCCGCCGGACATCCGCGTCCGGAAGGAGGCGTCGGCGCTCCGGGCGGCCGGCCACTCCATCACGCTGCTCTGTCGCGGCGGTCCCGACGAGCGGAGTTTCGAGCGCATCGACGGCATCGACGTCGAGCGCCTGCCCGCCGGCGAACTGTTCGCCGGTCTCTCCGGACTAGCCGACGGACTCCGGTACGTGACGTCAGCCGTCCATCCGGCGTGGCGGCGCGCGGTCGTGGAACTCGACAGACAACAACCGATCGACGCCCTCCACGTCCACGATCTGCCGCTGGTGCAAACGGGGATCGCCATCGGCGAGGACCTCGAAATTCCTGTGATCGCCGACCTCCACGAGAACTACCCGGAAGCGGCCCGGCAGATACAGCGGATGCGCGGCTGGGGCGAGATCGCCCGTGACCCCGAGGCGCTCGTCCAGCGCGTCGCATTCGCACCGTGGCGGCTCAAGCGCCTCGAACGCACAGGGGTCCAACGGGCCGACCGCACTATCACCGTCTGTGAGGAGGCGCGCGCCCACTACCTCCGCGACTGCGGTGGCGAACCCAAAAAGGTGAAAGTCGTGGCGAACACCGTCGACCGCGAAGCCTTCGACACCGATGTCGGCCCGCCGGACACGCTCTCGTTCGGTCCCGAAGCGTTCGTAGTCTCGTACATCGGCAACTTCACGCGCCACCGTGGTCTCGACACGCTCATCGAGGGGTTCGCGGAACTCACCGAGAACACCCCGGAGGCACGGCTGTTGCTCGTCGGGAAGGGCAACGACAGCTACGTCGCGGGACTCGAAGCACTGGCTCGCTCGCTCGGCATCCGCGAGCAGGTGCAGTTCACTGGCTGG is a window of Halococcus sediminicola DNA encoding:
- a CDS encoding glycosyltransferase family 4 protein codes for the protein MRDTELLIVGRQGPGGIGQYISEQRRHLDDRLHVTAHRSGAFDTDGVLAFVRSLLVILRNMLTYTMRSPPDIVHVHSSHRFSFYRAGYYVLFSKYVWRRPVIFHVHGSSFDVFVSTESRLVRWYQSLVFDAVDEIVVLSKYWKDTLSKHTGETRLTVIPNAVDAADYTPDFDGGVPHVVAVSNQLPRKGVVEFAAAVETLVERDLDFRVTIAGKGPLSKHSERLAATYDDVEYLGYVSEGKKHELLGAGSIFVLPSHAEGLPIAMLEAMAAGNAIVSTTVGAIPEVIDDERGLLVAPRDADALTDALAELIADPERVAAMGAANRQAATDEYAWETVAEELLATYDRNLAAEALR
- a CDS encoding glycosyltransferase, whose product is MSYDRHSTVWGRSIMHVCMLTAGVFPPDERIEQAGAALRADGHAVTVCARGTGSPDHDIADGVDVRRLPDDELYSGLKGVLDGARYALGFTQPAWLRAASDVDDELAIDVCCVTDLTLLKTGLKIGTDLDVPVVCDFPSAAAAVASDESARGGRVRQYARRVFHSSWRRNRLLETHLPDADRLVTTCEEARAAYVRERDIDPERVAVVRETANADLAATTEPIRGLGFDAERAFVVTVLAEEVSQESLETLVAAAARAADAAADLRLMLVGDIDEAALDDLERSARRRLAGGRVTFRTEVENPASYLAASDVCVLPGRSRAPETTVPRELFTALALGVPVLAGETPPLKRLLGLTGAGLCVRCDEHALTEALVDLSDAERRAELGANGRAAVDGALNRAHDAERLRELFESLLSTPDPDVTIPRAGS
- a CDS encoding class I SAM-dependent methyltransferase, encoding MCAESALPTVTRDAILRKWVRQPPTTPLIQQLRDEERRRALATLDGGRVLDLASEANVTRGVAADSLARVDFSDDVSTYASETIGDTVDEYRSTDPEQPTLPFADDAFDAAVSIGPYDWKFLDVESLTAEVGRVLDSDGKFVFSVPTPRSPYAANGWPDNHYYEPREALSLLAPDWRLLDADLVFQYPYYVHMALNMLPASLQKPFVGAAERASDELTARGRWDDASYLVLAAEPLDYQDYLDDALDCLFRPVEENGFWDTEDGKILRALDYEIVGDGDGGNLELEWTPDDRELWRYAPFGLMGALQWRASALGTDRYDDKLLRALDYFTEEIENGALPAMPSYGIGPLVCAFSLAAEVFDATHERVAWTLFEHSHERFDFTHAEHSLVAYGWSYLAERESGSVVREALSEALALMNDRLTPDGLFVFDNHTTRRHQNQMYACWGFARAIEVTGQTGYLENVERVLERTVDERMRDDGAFVWDDEVSSVQRARRGATKRLGFRPPYWDFLYECHQTFFVNAVAHYRAAGGERDFGPEVSRAMAWIYGDSSRGNLVELSGLGVPMRFLTIDDRLDVADQMYKGSYEIGSYLMALTNLLAES
- a CDS encoding glycosyltransferase family 2 protein, whose amino-acid sequence is MVDPLVSVVIPTYYRNDRLREAIESVVSQTQPTELVVVDDSGEGHAKPVVDEYDLTYVALNSNVGSNPARSVGAERASGEYVQFLDDDDRLLPTKLADQVALLERTGASVVYCGMTYEDGTTILPDPAARGDVLARALEFSLSPCVTSTMLVARDALSRVLPLPDRPGGDDLGLMIDLAREHEFEYVDEALVDRAVIEDSRGKSPGLIRGRKEIIHEYDDLYDDFPPRVRANALANTDKLEARMALREQRWSLRAVRSFALACYHAPSLRTAIPLFASLFGQVGMNAMQRGYSLVR
- a CDS encoding glycosyltransferase family 2 protein, whose amino-acid sequence is MTLVSAILPTYNRADYVSGAIETVLEQSHDETEVVVVDDGSTDDTTERLAAYEDDDRVRVRHNDENRGISASMNRAADLADGEFICVLNDDDRWHEAKVEKQLAAFERANDEVGIVYTGGVVKQGERVVRVYRPERRGDIYPEVIARFGLHPHSSHMLRAECFELGGFDPDFPRGVDWDHCIRLAREYEFEYVDERLVERIFHTNNISQQLTHGVEVNRMVWEKYREEIERYPDIERRLREKQCRAHARVALERGQRRRAFAYARRAMGYERTAESAFIVLFAVLGRRALGAARRARDAAMNWRASHDE
- a CDS encoding glycosyltransferase family 4 protein, producing MHVCMLLPERFPPDIRVRKEASALRAAGHSITLLCRGGPDERSFERIDGIDVERLPAGELFAGLSGLADGLRYVTSAVHPAWRRAVVELDRQQPIDALHVHDLPLVQTGIAIGEDLEIPVIADLHENYPEAARQIQRMRGWGEIARDPEALVQRVAFAPWRLKRLERTGVQRADRTITVCEEARAHYLRDCGGEPKKVKVVANTVDREAFDTDVGPPDTLSFGPEAFVVSYIGNFTRHRGLDTLIEGFAELTENTPEARLLLVGKGNDSYVAGLEALARSLGIREQVQFTGWVAFDDVPRYLAASDVAAVPHAATPHTETTVPHKLYQAMAMGIPVVVTDVAPLARIVGHTESGLVVPAGDGAALGTALAELTDDERAAECGEKGKRAVDREYNWERDGRRLRDLYDGLRVEG